A stretch of Clostridium sp. BJN0001 DNA encodes these proteins:
- a CDS encoding sigma factor G inhibitor Gin, with the protein MKKTGNLCFICRKKKSNGIIINGDFICRDCEKDLISKTPYDDGYDKNKDKIKVILYN; encoded by the coding sequence ATGAAAAAGACTGGTAATTTATGTTTTATATGTAGAAAGAAAAAAAGTAATGGTATAATAATAAATGGAGATTTTATCTGTAGAGATTGTGAGAAAGATTTAATTTCTAAAACGCCATATGATGATGGCTACGATAAAAATAAAGATAAAATAAAAGTGATTTTATATAACTAA
- a CDS encoding DNA polymerase III subunit delta' yields MREIIGHKSIIELINIRKQTDSFSHAALITGVDGIGKSIIATKMASAILNRDVEECADLIKYYPKSKSFGVSNVRSVLEETNKKPYEGDRKVIILYKCELMTVEAQNALLKTIEEPPYGIFLILLTDSLESILDTIKSRCEIYKLTPLSKSDIQEYINIMYKETEISEKKAAIAYSMGVPGKVDRFLNDNNLKILRDFTIDMFYDIIQKKNDFAVVYTKKIEELNDKKMELLDIVLSFSRDIIFCKEVNDDDLLINSDKFDSIKDISRKISLKKMNGILKSIEQARDNFKNNTNYLVTLNVLFIKFAEV; encoded by the coding sequence TTGAGGGAAATAATTGGTCATAAATCCATTATAGAACTTATAAATATAAGAAAGCAGACAGATTCTTTTTCTCATGCTGCTCTTATAACAGGGGTTGATGGTATAGGAAAGAGCATTATTGCTACGAAAATGGCATCGGCTATCTTAAATCGTGATGTGGAAGAATGTGCAGATTTAATTAAATATTATCCAAAATCTAAATCTTTTGGAGTCTCTAATGTTAGAAGTGTGCTTGAAGAAACAAATAAAAAGCCTTATGAAGGCGATAGAAAAGTTATTATTTTATATAAATGTGAGCTTATGACAGTAGAAGCACAGAATGCGTTATTAAAAACAATTGAAGAGCCGCCATATGGAATTTTCCTTATTTTGCTTACTGATTCACTAGAGAGCATTTTAGATACAATAAAGTCACGATGTGAGATTTATAAATTAACTCCTCTTTCAAAAAGTGATATTCAAGAATATATTAATATAATGTATAAAGAAACTGAAATCTCTGAGAAAAAAGCGGCAATAGCATATAGCATGGGTGTGCCTGGAAAAGTTGATAGGTTTCTAAATGATAATAATTTAAAAATACTTAGAGATTTTACAATAGATATGTTTTATGACATAATACAAAAGAAAAATGATTTCGCAGTTGTTTATACGAAGAAAATAGAAGAACTCAATGATAAGAAAATGGAATTATTAGATATTGTATTGAGTTTTTCACGAGATATAATATTTTGTAAAGAAGTAAATGATGATGATTTACTAATTAATTCTGATAAGTTTGATAGTATAAAAGATATTTCGAGAAAAATATCATTAAAAAAGATGAATGGAATTTTAAAAAGTATAGAACAAGCAAGGGATAATTTTAAGAATAATACAAATTATTTAGTTACGTTAAATGTACTGTTTATTAAATTTGCGGAGGTATAA
- the tmk gene encoding dTMP kinase — protein MSNGFFIVFEGGEGSGKTTAIEKVEKWLSQEQGYDVIVTREPGGIKISESIRNIILDKNNTLMDPKTEALLYAAARRQHLVEKIIPALKMGKIVLCDRFIDSSLAYQGFARNIGIAEVYNINKFAIGSFMPDISILFDIDPKEGLSRIKSNSEREVNRLDLEKIEFHKKVRQGYDIIYQNNKDRMVKIDASKSPLEIVSEIKGIIESKLFKDRK, from the coding sequence ATGAGTAATGGTTTTTTTATAGTTTTTGAAGGTGGAGAAGGTTCAGGAAAAACTACTGCCATTGAAAAAGTTGAAAAGTGGCTTAGTCAAGAGCAAGGATATGATGTTATTGTTACGAGAGAACCTGGAGGGATAAAAATTTCAGAAAGTATAAGAAATATTATTTTAGATAAAAATAATACTTTAATGGATCCTAAAACAGAAGCTCTTTTATATGCAGCTGCAAGAAGGCAGCATTTAGTAGAAAAAATAATTCCAGCACTTAAGATGGGAAAAATTGTTTTATGTGATCGATTTATAGATTCTTCTCTTGCGTATCAGGGTTTTGCAAGAAATATAGGAATAGCGGAAGTTTATAATATAAATAAATTTGCAATAGGAAGTTTTATGCCTGATATATCAATATTATTTGATATTGATCCAAAAGAAGGATTAAGCAGGATAAAATCTAACTCTGAAAGAGAAGTAAATAGACTTGACTTAGAAAAAATTGAATTTCATAAAAAAGTAAGACAAGGCTACGATATTATTTATCAGAATAATAAAGACAGAATGGTAAAAATAGACGCTTCGAAGTCGCCTTTAGAAATAGTATCAGAAATAAAAGGTATAATAGAATCTAAATTATTTAAAGATAGAAAATAG
- a CDS encoding 4Fe-4S binding protein produces the protein MAYKINDSCISCGSCAAECPVGAISQGDTQYVIDADACIDCGTCATTCPVGAPEQA, from the coding sequence ATGGCATATAAGATTAATGATTCATGTATAAGCTGTGGTTCATGTGCTGCAGAATGTCCAGTAGGAGCAATCAGCCAAGGAGATACTCAATACGTTATTGATGCAGATGCTTGTATTGATTGTGGAACATGCGCTACTACTTGTCCAGTTGGAGCACCAGAACAGGCATAG
- a CDS encoding stage 0 sporulation family protein → MVKVIGVRFKKVGKIYYFSPNHLDVKKGDNVIVETARGVEFGECVIGQKEIDESSIVASLKCVMRIADKNDFKKHKENIAKEKDAMEICIKKIKQHKLLMKLIDVEYTFDNHKVIFYFTADGRIDFRELVKDLATIFKTRIELRQIGVRDEAKMVGGIGPCGRRMCCSLFLGDFASVSIKMAKEQNLSLNPTKISGICGRLMCCLNYEQSTYESIRKKMPRVDSIVKTPDGTGQVVSNSIVKEQVKVKITVKNEELLKEYSLKDIELVSGKYEDQVADSKIKLEVDSEEDKKLIKQLIKNE, encoded by the coding sequence ATGGTAAAAGTAATTGGAGTACGATTTAAAAAAGTTGGAAAAATTTATTACTTTAGTCCAAATCACTTAGATGTGAAAAAAGGAGACAATGTAATAGTAGAGACAGCTAGAGGAGTAGAATTTGGTGAATGCGTTATTGGCCAAAAGGAAATTGATGAATCATCTATAGTAGCATCTTTGAAATGTGTTATGAGAATAGCTGATAAAAATGATTTCAAAAAACATAAGGAAAACATAGCAAAAGAAAAAGATGCAATGGAGATATGTATAAAGAAAATAAAGCAACATAAGCTTTTGATGAAACTTATTGATGTTGAATATACATTTGATAATCATAAAGTTATTTTTTATTTTACAGCAGATGGTAGAATAGATTTTAGAGAACTTGTAAAAGATCTTGCTACAATATTCAAGACAAGAATTGAGTTAAGACAGATAGGAGTACGAGACGAAGCCAAGATGGTAGGAGGAATAGGACCATGTGGAAGGAGAATGTGCTGCTCATTATTTTTAGGAGATTTTGCATCAGTATCCATAAAGATGGCGAAAGAACAGAATCTATCATTAAATCCTACTAAAATATCAGGTATCTGTGGAAGACTTATGTGTTGCTTAAATTATGAACAAAGTACATATGAAAGCATAAGAAAAAAGATGCCAAGGGTAGACTCAATAGTAAAGACTCCAGATGGAACAGGTCAGGTAGTTTCAAATTCAATTGTTAAAGAACAAGTTAAAGTTAAAATAACTGTAAAAAATGAAGAACTATTAAAGGAATATAGTTTAAAAGATATAGAGCTTGTATCAGGCAAATATGAAGATCAGGTAGCTGATTCAAAAATAAAGCTTGAGGTTGATAGTGAAGAAGATAAAAAACTTATAAAACAACTTATTAAAAACGAATAA
- a CDS encoding MBL fold metallo-hydrolase, with translation MQITWYGHSCFLIKNLYGKRILIDPFPPEPNYNYLYPKCDLITISHNHIYNSYINEINKTTKIINQPETFSNSFCEISGYSTYHDQNNGLKRGSVIIYKYTIDNITLCHLSDTGCIPNEKILKSIKNTDILFIPIGGQFTLDGFKASILCSIINAKFIIPMNYKTEIGPSFLNPIKDFIINMKNIKKINSNSVDITFEDIKSLSEPVVLLFNINKK, from the coding sequence AATAAAAAATTTATATGGTAAAAGAATCCTCATAGATCCATTTCCTCCTGAACCTAATTATAATTATTTATATCCAAAATGTGATCTAATAACCATAAGTCATAATCATATTTATAATTCATATATAAACGAAATAAATAAAACAACAAAAATAATAAACCAGCCTGAAACTTTTTCTAACAGTTTTTGTGAAATTTCAGGATACAGTACATATCACGATCAAAATAACGGATTAAAGAGAGGTTCAGTTATTATTTATAAATATACTATTGATAACATAACTTTATGTCATTTGAGTGATACTGGCTGCATTCCAAATGAAAAAATACTTAAAAGTATTAAAAATACTGATATTCTTTTTATTCCAATAGGCGGTCAGTTTACTCTTGATGGTTTTAAAGCTTCTATTCTGTGCAGCATTATAAATGCTAAATTTATAATTCCTATGAATTATAAAACAGAAATAGGTCCTTCATTTTTAAATCCAATAAAGGATTTTATAATAAATATGAAAAATATAAAAAAAATAAACTCAAATTCAGTAGATATTACTTTTGAAGACATAAAATCTTTATCTGAACCTGTAGTTCTTCTATTTAATATTAATAAAAAGTAA
- a CDS encoding cyclic-di-AMP receptor yields MKLIIAIVQDDDASDVIETLTDENYRVTKLSTTGGFLKSGNTTLMTGVKEDEVKNVLKIIKDICKERKEMMITPSSLSSNEGAFMNQYPVQINVGGATIFILDVDQFIKI; encoded by the coding sequence ATGAAATTAATAATAGCTATAGTTCAGGATGATGATGCAAGCGATGTTATTGAAACATTAACAGATGAAAATTATAGAGTTACTAAGCTTTCTACAACAGGAGGATTTTTAAAATCTGGAAATACTACACTTATGACTGGTGTTAAAGAGGACGAGGTTAAAAATGTTCTTAAAATAATAAAAGATATATGTAAAGAAAGAAAGGAAATGATGATAACTCCTTCTTCGCTTTCATCAAATGAAGGGGCATTTATGAATCAATATCCTGTGCAAATAAATGTAGGTGGAGCTACAATATTTATATTAGATGTAGATCAGTTTATAAAAATATGA